A single window of uncultured Pseudodesulfovibrio sp. DNA harbors:
- a CDS encoding ATP-binding protein: MEVVHSDGKEKGPLVALVLALIVLGVGSLYLTWRSIAQQRKIVEDHMIMTGNSILRGVDNNILRIARNLRMTPQSPELFQAMSEELFAELTKSEDIVFITLFGEDGRPLVSSAVEDTPVFSLPDSVTSDIETGRAWHVMAQVGKKSVLISGLRARPGISTLSGMPPFVEDGEHGSNHMPRRGQGQGQGMRHGMQREPEEPPVFLVVGLNAEKHLAQFRQYRRAATYQTGYVFLAAVVLWSLAFAYLRRRGASRQLIRLERFQSKLLDNMPDGLVTLAESGEVLAANHSAKKLLAPEGEEGAPEIIGTNWHDFDFGKTHDETGLAVPYEWEQFDYQGRQLEILTLPFQEYDDGGAPELGQRLVLIRDRTQLRSLEEDLNEAKRLAEIGSLAAGVAHEVRNPLSSLRGFAQLFATKLKGQAPLDQYAAAMVQEADRLNRVVTDLLYLARPRQLDPMEIDLSTLGDSIKQLMRFDFQDKETVAEFNFGPETVFADQDALRQILLNLITNSLDAIEGCPECAKPGHILLTSVQGKDGVWLIVADNGPGMDPNLEGDVFKPFVTGKKTGTGLGLAIVQNIMRAHKGDVVIHSEPGEGTEMKLFFPKNTESDS; this comes from the coding sequence ATGGAAGTTGTTCATTCCGACGGAAAGGAAAAAGGACCTTTGGTCGCCCTTGTCCTGGCACTTATTGTGTTGGGAGTGGGAAGTCTCTATTTGACTTGGCGATCCATTGCACAGCAGCGCAAGATCGTCGAGGATCATATGATCATGACCGGCAACTCCATCCTGCGCGGCGTGGATAATAATATATTACGTATTGCCCGGAATTTACGAATGACACCTCAGTCGCCCGAACTTTTTCAGGCGATGTCCGAGGAATTGTTTGCTGAACTGACCAAATCCGAAGATATAGTGTTTATTACTCTGTTCGGCGAAGATGGTCGTCCTCTGGTTTCTTCTGCCGTAGAAGATACTCCCGTGTTTAGTCTGCCCGATTCCGTGACCAGCGATATTGAGACTGGCAGGGCGTGGCATGTGATGGCTCAGGTGGGCAAGAAAAGTGTGCTCATCTCCGGGTTGCGTGCTCGACCTGGTATATCCACTTTGAGCGGCATGCCTCCTTTTGTTGAAGATGGTGAACATGGTTCAAATCATATGCCGCGTCGAGGCCAAGGCCAAGGGCAGGGCATGCGGCATGGTATGCAAAGAGAGCCAGAAGAACCGCCGGTTTTTCTGGTGGTAGGACTCAATGCGGAGAAGCATCTGGCCCAGTTTCGCCAGTATCGTCGAGCGGCCACGTATCAAACAGGATATGTTTTTCTTGCCGCAGTTGTTCTTTGGTCGTTGGCGTTTGCTTATCTGCGCCGTCGAGGAGCCAGCCGTCAGCTGATTCGTCTAGAACGGTTCCAGAGCAAATTGCTCGACAACATGCCCGACGGTCTTGTTACTTTGGCCGAGAGTGGAGAGGTCTTGGCCGCCAATCACTCGGCCAAGAAGCTTCTTGCTCCTGAAGGAGAAGAAGGTGCGCCCGAGATTATCGGTACCAATTGGCATGATTTTGATTTTGGAAAGACCCATGACGAAACCGGCCTTGCTGTGCCGTATGAGTGGGAGCAGTTTGACTATCAGGGCCGTCAGCTTGAAATTCTGACGTTGCCGTTTCAGGAATATGACGATGGTGGAGCTCCTGAGCTCGGTCAACGGCTTGTGCTCATACGCGATCGCACCCAGCTTCGGTCGCTCGAAGAAGATTTGAACGAGGCCAAGCGGCTGGCGGAAATCGGTTCTCTGGCCGCAGGAGTGGCTCATGAGGTGCGCAATCCGCTGAGTTCATTGCGTGGTTTTGCCCAGTTGTTTGCCACCAAGCTCAAGGGGCAGGCCCCACTTGATCAGTATGCCGCTGCCATGGTGCAGGAGGCGGACCGTCTGAATCGAGTTGTTACTGATTTGCTTTATCTGGCCCGTCCGCGTCAGCTTGACCCCATGGAGATCGATTTATCTACGCTTGGAGATTCCATCAAACAGCTCATGCGGTTTGATTTCCAGGACAAGGAAACCGTGGCGGAGTTCAATTTTGGCCCGGAAACGGTCTTTGCGGATCAGGACGCGCTCAGACAAATCCTGCTCAACCTTATCACCAACAGCCTTGATGCCATCGAGGGATGCCCGGAGTGCGCGAAACCGGGGCATATTTTGCTGACTTCGGTTCAAGGCAAGGATGGCGTCTGGCTTATTGTGGCTGACAATGGACCGGGTATGGACCCCAATCTGGAAGGCGACGTATTCAAGCCGTTTGTGACCGGCAAGAAGACCGGTACAGGTCTTGGACTTGCCATTGTCCAGAATATCATGCGGGCGCATAAGGGCGACGTTGTTATTCACTCCGAACCGGGTGAAGGGACCGAGATGAAACTTTTTTTCCCGAAGAATACCGAAAGCGATAGCTAA